TGGAAGTACCATAAGAGTTATGCCACTGATGAGAGcaagcaaaaagaaagaaaaacccaAACTTGAAACCCATTTGGAATGCAATTTACACACTATCTTTTTATTCAGAGATGAagagggggtctcccccatgcaAGTACCTGGCCTGATCTTAACATTCAAACCCAGGATTTTCACCCAGGAAATCCCTGGAAGTGGGGTGAAGTCTTGACAGATGATACCATTCAAGAGTTCAGCCCCTGACCCTGCTTATAAGCAGAGGAGCATAACTACCGAGATTAACTCAGGTCATTGAAATCTTTCTAGTTGATATGTGACTACTGCATGATTATTTACTTTTCTTATAACTGGGGTTCATCTGCAGCCATAGGCTTGCCTTACTAAACAGAGGCAACAATACAGTGATGgacccaccttttttttttttttgtgtgtgtggggGGTGGAGTACATGTGATAGAACCCACCTTTGCTGTGTTCTTACAACATCATAAAGTGCATGGAGTAACCAAAAAGTTCCAAAAGAGCAActtatctgaaaaaaaataatgtaAGATTATagatatctttaaaatttttattcaggtgAGGTAACAACAACAACATATTAGCTAAAATATCACAATAGCATCATTAATTCATAAAACACAATTGTCCTTTTAAAAAATAGTTGTGAAAAATTCATGAACAAGAATAAACCAAGAAACATTAGATAGTTCTTAGCTCATTGGATTGCCACACAATTGTCCTTTCAAAAAATAGTTGTGAAAAATTCATGAACAAGAATAAACCAAGAAACATTAGATAGTTCTTAGCTCATTGGATTGCCAGGAATAAAACAGAGAATCATTCGACCAACaagtaaatcataaattaaaaagacATGACATTCCACTTTATATGAGCTTCCTTTGTGATGCAGTCCGAATAAAAGAAATGACTAGTTCACGTGATAGGCTTgtcaaggaaaaggaaaaaaatcaagaaacagTAGAAGAGGATGAAGTTCAATTCCCAAATGCACAATACTACAAAAAACGTCAGAGATCTACCTACTCAAGCCCATTTTCTTATACAACTTTGATATCAGAAACAATATATACACCTTTGATCACATAGAAAGTGATCACAAGGATACATTGTACATGGTCCTTCTCTGCATGAAAAAGGAACTCAAACATTCTCCTCATACATGATTAGTCAAACAAAATATATTGTTGCTATCTGCTGAGTGCTGACCAATTTAAAGATTGCATGGTGAAGAGCAATGTTTTAAAAACCAGACCGGACAGATGATTGAACTTGTTGAACCATCAAACGGTCAGTACTGCAGCCCAGGCTGGTCCATAAAACACCACTCCATTACAAAGTCTGTTTTAATGTGTAAGAACCATGAGAACCACCGGTTGAATGGGTGATTCCTTCGAACAGGAACAGGTTTAATGAGAACCAGCCGGTTTTCCAAAAGTAATGAAGAGTTAAGACCCAATCAAAGAAACAAATATCAAAAGTAATAACTGAACAATAATCTTCATGAAAGGGTTATAATAATTCAGAAAAGATGAATGATTTAATCATGTTTTCCAGTCTGTAATTAAGCATCATTGAATTGTAACAATGTTCATATATACATGACTTGAGCTTGCTTTGATGCTCTTGGAAACTGCAGCAACTTCCTCAGGACTTTTGACTCATCCGGGCAATCATGACTTCTTAAAGTCATTTTTTTAAGCCCCGGTGCAGTGCTGAGTACAAATTTCACAAATTCAAAGTGAGCTTCCAAGTCCAAAAAATAATAGAGGCACACATTTCGAAGGTGCTTGAATGGAAGTCTCTGATCCACATTCAATTTCCAGAATTTTCCAGCAGGGACCATTGGAGTTTCTTCTAATGCTTGCTGCATGTGCCGACAAAGTTCTGATTAGGGAAAAAAATATACAGCATAATTTTTTGAGCCTACGTAAGTTGATGGCAAGACTAGTTTTTATCATACCCATAACTCAAGTTCTTCTAAGTTCGGGGCATTCTGAAACAAGCAAAGTGCTGCCATTGTCTGCTCTAGAACTCCAAGATCTATGTCCACTGTGAGTTTCCTTAAACAATTGAATGTCGTGGGAAGCTTTTCTGGCAAAGATCCAACAGCCAAATACTGGGAGAAAAGTGGCAAGCATAAGTAAATTGTCAACCTAAGAACTTATATTAAGACTATAGCTACTAATTAGCTTACCTCTACAAAGTATTCACCTAATTCTAGCATTTTAATCGCAGGTATAGAAGAAAGAGCCTGGATCAGATTGCTTTTTGTTCCACTTGCTACATGTTGGCCAGCTTTTACATCTAGTGCAAGGGTTGCAACAACCAAATTTGGAGTTTGTAGATGGAGATCTTCAAAGAAACCAAAAATACTCAATGCTAGGAGCTTTGGCGCATGAATCTTGAGATGAGTACACCCATTGAAGTTTGATAGCCACAAAATCTCCAAAAGTGGGCAGCTTGAAACCAAGTTCTCTAATCCAATGTCAGTGAGTGTAGTCTGGTTGAGTTTCAGAGAACTTAACAAGCTAAAGCCTTTGAACATTTGAGGCGGTTCAAATATACAATTAGACAGCCCCACATGTTtcaattcttggcaaaagaataGAGTAGAAGGAACCTTGTACCTCTCATCATACCATGAATTGAAGACAAACTCTTGAATACCATTTCTTGATAAGACAAGCATCCATCGATCAATAGCCACCTCGCAACAGCAACTACTCACAAGATGAAACTTCAGGATTGGGCCATTATGGAGTAAGAGAACCCGATCGACAAATGAGAGAAAATTGGCATTCGAACCAGTAGATGGAATAGAGTCATCAATAAACAGCAATGCTGGCATTGAAGTCCATGCATGCCTCCACGTCCTTGATAAGAAGCTTGTCTGAATGGCATCCCTCAGTGGTAAACACATGAGGATTTTGTCTAGAATATCTTTTGGCAGGCTGCTAATCATATCCAGATTTAGGGCAGGACGAGCCCTCCTTTCAGATTGTGAGTTATTCATATTTATCATATATTTCCTTAGATTTATGATCTGCCAACAAAACATTAAACAGATGCCTAAATATGTCAGATTAAGCATGAGAGAGATTACaatgcaaatcaagtatgcagtaTCTGCTTCAATTGCTTCTCATTTTTCCAAATAAAATGATAAGGTCAACTGTTTCAAAATCACTTACACTATTGAAAAATCATGGAAGAAACCTTGATTGTTTTTATTCTTCACATTAGTGCAAGCATATCATGTATTAGACTTGTCTAACATTGACTTAATAAACTAACATGGAGAACAACTTTCATTGTGGTTTATACTCATTATGACGAGCATGtttctttctctcaaattttCTAAAGATGAATCATGGTTGTGGCTCCCATAGTATATTCTAGATTAGATTATATCACAATTCCACAACACAGTTTCTGCATATCTGTGGAAGGTGTTGCTTATCTTCTTCCTAAGTCAGTGTGTGCTGAAGATTTTGTATTGCATTGCACCATGACCCTCGGTAGTAGGAATTTTCCATGTACCCATGCACCCCCACTCATACCTGCTTCAGGTTAACTCAACCATGACCACTAGTGGAAACTTATTTTGAAACTTGCTGAACTAGATAAAGTCTTGATTTGGTTTACCACTAATATCGAAAGGATGAAATACAAAGACCAGTATATGTGTTAGAATGAATATTGAGAAAACAAACCCTGATTGTTTCTTCCCTTAAAAGTTTCTGGTTTTAAAGCATAGACTCTGTCAGTCAAAAAATACTCGGTACAAAAAGACTTCTAATTTGTAATATCAAATATGGAAAGCAGTTCATAACTTGTCATCTAAACATAGTTATCAGAATGACCAATCAAAACATAACCATAAATGCCATGCCTCAAATCTGGGACATAACACGACCATGCTATGGATACAGAAATACATGAGAGAGAGAAAACCCATGAGACAACAAGAGAGAGAgaacttctctctctcttcttcttctttttcttttctttttttttttcttttcttttctttttcctttcttctttctttcttggcCGAAAGAGAGGAAGGGTCTGGTGGTTCATGACTGGAAGACCAACAGCGGGTGGCGAACAGATGGCCGATGGGGATGGCCGGCTGTAAGGGCCGAATGGTGGGAATCATGGGACACATCCGAAAGAAATAGAAAATCCGCTCCTTTTTTTCGTATTTTTTTcagtcattggccgatcaccggcaGCCATGAtctcaaaaaaagataataaGGAGGCCGAGGGTCATGATCCAAGGGTGTGGCACCAAAGGCGGTGGCATCGGTGGccgaaaaaagagaaagatggcTAGgccgaaaaaagagaaaaataaagcaTCAGTCTTTGTGGGTTTTCCGATGAACTCGACGAGCGGCAGCCGTGTGCAATGGTATGGGAAGAtggggaagaagtagaagaatggCCGGGGCTTATCTCGGGCTCAGATGATGTTTTCGATTATGATTttcaaggtttgccataccgtgccgaaccgaccggtacaccccatctcgtaccggaccggtggggaaccggcacgattcagccggtaaaatcggtacaccggcGGTACCGAAGAATAAAgaacggaaagtgagaaagagagagagaggagagggaagggagggaggtgggagccgtcggaagccggcggtggccggctgcggccgtcggagggcttccgagccccgtatcgcccgatagagctttcaagagagcaaaaaagagagagagcgctcggagAGGGGGCGGGGAACCTATCGGACAGACGGTGCCTCCGTTGCGAGGCTCCCGGTGGCCGGCGAGCCGACACCGACCGTCTGAGGGCGATCGAGCGGGCGGAGCCGCCGAGGAACCTACCGGACAGACGGTGCCTCCGTTGCGAGGCTCCCGGTGGCCGGCGAGCCGACACCAacggcctgagggcggtcgagcaGACAGAGCCGCGAAGGCTTCGCGGCTCTGCCCCCTTCTtatttttcgaaacagacgacgtttgttttgatttttttttttttttaaacttatgaagtcggcaattgGGTTGCCAacttaagaatttaaaaaaaaataaataaaaatcgtgaagccggcaaatcgtttgccgacttcacttaaaaccatgtttttaaaaaaattttcgaaACAGGGGcaatgcccctgtttcacgcctgcggcACCGCCCGTGTGGACGGtgccctccgacggccacggcggccAGTTGGAGGCCGTCTggcggccccgccggctccttcccctccctctttttttttttcttcctctttctctctctctatttctctcaatttctctcttttttcttccggTTCGGGTCATCGGTTTGATACagtatgaaaccataccgaaccgtaccgTCAGCCGGCCGAAACGGCCGGTGGTACCGGTTCAGCAAACCTTGATGATTTTAGGTGGACACTATTAGGGTAATCCATGACTTTAAtaggagaaaataagaagaaagaaggaggaaGATCGGGTTCGTCATGGATTGCTTAAGAGGGGGAAAAGAAGATTTATAGAGAACTTTCTAGGATTTTGGCAACCCTAGTAGTCTGATTCAGTCTTCGTTCCTCtacttgttttttattttttggaccgCTTTGAGATGCGTATGGTAAatcagattatcacattctatcCTTTCATAAAAGTTTTATTCTCGAAACTCGGGATATCTTCACTCttttataattaaagataaatCTAAGTTTAAGTTCTATCCTATTGTTCCGATACTATAAAATATCACGTCCTAAATATGACATAACACAGCTAAAGATATAAATGCggccaaaaagagaaaaaacaccagagagaagaagagagatattttctctctccttttttttttttttgtgtttgccttttcttcttctttcttccttcttctttcttctttctttctttctttggccGAACAGTGGAAAAGGGTGGGTGGCGGCTAGTCCCCAGAGGACCGGCAGGTGGCCGGCGATGGGTGCCAGCGGTGCACGGCCGGCGGCAGTGATCGGCCGGTGAGAGATTCATGGGAAAAGGTTCGAAAAAACAGGAGAGTCGGgggcttcttttcttttctggccGTTGGCCGGTCACCGGCGGCGATAGGCTCGCTGCTGAGGCTCATAGGGAGGCTGGACTACTTGACCACCGTCCGGCGTCAAGGGAAGGCGGTGTTGTTGGCCGGAGAAGGGGAGAAAGATTCGGTCAAAACAGGGGTTTTCTTTTTCATGGTCTTCCGACGAGATTAACGGCCGGCAGCGATGTGCCGGACCTTAGAAAGAATGGGAGGGAAGAGAGGACGTGATATTGGAACCGTACCTCGATTTCCGGCGGAGTCGATAGCCCCGATTTCCGGAGGGCGCAAGCACGGGAGGCCGCGGCTTTAAgaggagaaaagaggaagaaagagggacGCAATGATCACCGGTGTAGCGCTTTGTGGGGGATAGGGGTATATAGAGGATCTTGGGGTCCTAGCAGCCCTAGGTCTCCGGCTTGATCCCGGATTCGtcggagaggaggaagaagactcctgaaaggagtcttctttctctgtttttttttctcttgaccgCTTTGAGATTCGTGCGGGTTATTGGACTGGGTATCTTAATAAAGAACGGGAAAATGCCAGAATGGGAGCAAACAATAATGTTCCATACACAGAGTACAAGGTCCAGAGTCATCGATGACATAGATTTCTCTTCGGCTATCATGGATCTTAGGGTTCTGgaaattcaaacataaaaatcTTTGGAAGAATATAccttccaaaacaaggaaaacaAGAGCACAAAGTCACCGGGAAGGCATCTTTACGCTAGGGTTTTAGGAGGTGTTGGGATATATCGACCGACCCCGATGCCGACTCATCCTCGAAGTGATCCGACCAATGACCGACTCTGCTCATCCTATGACGGACGGCTCCGACGACGACTACCGACGATATCCGACCTGGAGTTTGCCGGCCGAACAGGCTAACGTTGCCTCCGGCCACCCGAAAGGTCGAACCTATATCACCGACTCCCTGTCGGGTggggcagccgacgtccgacttctacAAGCCCTTCCAAACGCCGATTGTGCTCCCGAGTCACCATCCGACAGCCAAATCCCGacgtatagtcggccagcccttCCAAACGCCGAACGACCGGCATAGGCTGCAGTCCTGCCAAAAACATGCTGTACAACCGTCAGGGggcgttgtcctgccaaggacccGGGGCGCTGTCCTGCCCAGGATATGGATTAATTCCAATGACCTGTCAGCCCATCAACGACTTGACAGTCCTTGGCGacttgacaactccccagttgtctacATCATCGATGGCAGGACCATACCGCCTTCTGttataaaacggggtaaggcagCAACTTAAGGTAAGGCTGGAGAAATCGAGGAAGGCGCTCTAATTCTCTGAAGCCCTCTCgagctctccctctctctgtcgCTGAGTCCCCTGATTCTCTtctactgttgtctagtctcctctctgacttgaccgtcggagggtctccgccggaggcatctccggtcagtgtggacttcccttgcaggtgctcgttttcggtgaccaggcgacgaggggattggccgcaacaggtttggtgCACCAGGAAGGGGGGAGCACGAcctccacagagcttgaaaaatcttttcgagatgacaagaactagggctcagcgatcgagagccaccggatcgacgaggcactcttcccgtcggaaagaggcctcccctccactccccgcggtggaacccagctctccacaTCCTACGGTGACCACGGAAGTGCAGATCACGGCAATCGTGTggcagatgactgtgctgacggatgcagtcaaaagccttcaacaacaaccaacccgATTGTCACACCCACCGGTAGAGCAACCGACGGCGCACCCGATGCCGTCCAGGAGCAGCCGCTGacgcccgcgtcggtctccgtctCCTCCATAGGAGCAGCTGTCCCAGCATTCCCACCGAGAAGGGGAGAGGCAGCCACGGCGTGACACCCATCGGTCTCGgcatccctctccttcccagttggagcgagcgaggaaggagaagcggccgcggacaccgtccgtcTCCCTCTCGGATTCGTCGGGAGATtcgacccctggggtctcccaacaCCGACGGATGGACGACTATGAacgtaggttcgaagaaatcgaccgtcggcttgcccagctccaggtggacggtcagaagtcttcgaacgacgtcgacttccagactgtCCAACCCCTCTCCCGAttcatcctcgacgagccgatttctAGTCGGtttaagatgcctcatgtggagccttacgatggctccaccaactcagttgaccatctggagagctataaggctctcatgacgatccaaggagcaaccgatgccctcttctgcatcggcttccccaccatACTTCACAAagttgccagggcctggtactccggcctctgctccgaaagtatccactccttcgagcagcttgagcattctttcgtggcccatttcagcaccagccggaagccgttaCGAACCTCGgatagtcttttctccctcaagcagggagagaaTGAGACGCTCTGACACTTCCTGATgcaattcaacgcggccacgcttgaggttcggaacctcaatgaagacatggctatctcaaccatgaagagggggctgagGGGATcccgatttacatactccttggacaagatcctcccctggacatatgccgaactgctggagcgcgcgtacaaatacatgcgcgcagacgaaggagcttctgacctgTGCCTAACCGAGACCAAGGgctcgaaggagaagcgaaggaaaggtcgggctcCGATCGAGCCTAGCGGGCCCCCGACCAACAAACGGGTCTCGCCCTGGTGACAGAGCCCGAGATCGCCCCGACGGCAGAGTCCGAGATCGATGCAtcgtaggtatgactcctacactcatATCTCTGCTCCtagtgcgcagattttgatggagatcgaaggagaggaatatctgcgatggcctccgcctttgaaggcaaaaggcctcgaccgacgaaaatactgtcgattccatTAGGGCCACGATCATAAcatcgagcagtgcatccagctcaaggatgaaatagaggccctcatacggtgagggtatctcaaaaaatttcgaaGGAATCCGCCGACTCGATCCGCCCCCGACCGACgatcccaaccgactgaagaagcggcgaacaACCAAcctacggtcggggtcatcaacatgatctccaaacgagcgGATCGGGGGATGATTACTGAAGGGGAGTCGGCGAAGAAGCTGCGCCAGGATAATGtaatcatctttacagatgaagatgctcggagaatccaaactccccatgatgatgctgttgttgtctcggcaataatagcaaattatgatgtaaaaaaaaattttatcgataatgaaagttcgactaatattttattctactcgaccttcttccgaatgcgactatcgactgatcagctcaagagagtctctacgcccctagtaGGTTTTGCTGGAGATGCCGTcatagtggaaggagaaattatctTTCTTGTGACagctggaaccgaaccacgataaagcaccgtCCACTTAACTTTCACGGTCGTCCAAGTACCCtcgacctacaacgccatacttggaagacccggactaaacgcttttagagcgatagtctcgacatatcatCTGCTGGTCCGGTTCCCGATTAGAAACGGAGTTGGAAAAATGcatggggatcaacagctcgctcgacgatgTTTCCAAATCTCGACCCAAAGCGATGCACCGAAGGATCCCCTGTCGATCGACAAGTTGGATCAACGAGAAGAAGAGGAACGGGGTGAACCGGCCGAACAGCTGGTTTCCATCCCAATGGTGGAGAATCTCGAACAGGTGGTCTGGTCGGGTCGCAATTATCCGACCCGGAGCGACAGCGGCTGATAGAGCTgttgaaggccaatgccgacgtattcgcttggtcggcagcagatatatccggcatccctccggaaatgatgactcaccgactcaatatCGACCCTagcatgaggccggtgaggcagaagaagcggtcttttgctcccgaaagacagaagaccatcgacgaagaagtggataagctactcgaggcgggctttatCAGAGAAACCACGTATCCCAACTAGCTCGCCAATGTTATCacggtgaaaaaagccaacgaaaagtggaggatctgcatcgactataccgacctgaatcgagcctgcccgaaggatagctttccacttccaaaaattgaccaactagtggatgcgacgtccgaccgtcgactgctcagcttcatggatgccttcgtcgggtaTAACCAGATCCGAATGGCACTCGACGATGAGGAGCATACAGCCTTCGTGACtgtcaagggcctttactgctatagagtaatgcccttcggtctgaagaatgccggagccacctaccaacgactcgtcaataaggtctttaaagatcaaatcgggtgcaacatggaggtgtacgtcgacgacatgctggtaaagagcgcgCAGACTTCAGATCATGTCCGAGATCTTGAAAAACTTTTTGCACTCTTCGACGACAttggatgaagctgaatccgactaaatgTGCCTTCAGGGTGACTTCCGAGAAatttctcgggttcctcatttctcgatgcagaattgaggccaaccccaagaagataaaggcgatcatcgacatgcggcatccgAACACTAAAAAGGAGGCACAGCAgctcaacggaaggatcatcgcactcagccgattcatttctcggtcggctgagagatgcctcccgttcttcaaaaccctgaggcggGCAGAGGACTTTTCTTGGCCGGATgagtgccggcaggccttcgaggatctaaagaaatatttgaCTTCTCCACCTCTGCTTGTAAAATCGGAGGTCGGAGAAATGTTGTACCTCTACTTGGCTACCTCCCCTgaggcggttagctcggtgctcgtccgggagaatgagagccgaattcaccagtccatatactacaccagtaaagtgctccacgaagctgaaACTCGGTACTCGAAGGCAAAGAAAATGATATTCGCCTTGGTCATATCAGCACagcgactccgtccgtatttccaAGCACACACCATCGTGATCCTCACCGATCAGCCCCTGAGAGTGATCCTGTACCGCCCTGATACATCAGGACGACTGGCGAAATGGATGGTGAGactgagcgagttcgacattcagcaCCGACCGCGATCTGCTTTGAAAGCTCAGGTTTTAGCCGACTTTATTACGGAATGCCTGACAACCGACCAAGTGTCGGAAGATGGGAGCTCCAAAGAGGCTGTGAACCCTGAATATAACCCTGGATCAACCTGGGTATTGCatat
Above is a genomic segment from Elaeis guineensis isolate ETL-2024a chromosome 1, EG11, whole genome shotgun sequence containing:
- the LOC105032324 gene encoding F-box/FBD/LRR-repeat protein At1g13570 isoform X1, coding for MINMNNSQSERRARPALNLDMISSLPKDILDKILMCLPLRDAIQTSFLSRTWRHAWTSMPALLFIDDSIPSTGSNANFLSFVDRVLLLHNGPILKFHLVSSCCCEVAIDRWMLVLSRNGIQEFVFNSWYDERYKVPSTLFFCQELKHVGLSNCIFEPPQMFKGFSLLSSLKLNQTTLTDIGLENLVSSCPLLEILWLSNFNGCTHLKIHAPKLLALSIFGFFEDLHLQTPNLVVATLALDVKAGQHVASGTKSNLIQALSSIPAIKMLELGEYFVEYLAVGSLPEKLPTTFNCLRKLTVDIDLGVLEQTMAALCLFQNAPNLEELELWQALEETPMVPAGKFWKLNVDQRLPFKHLRNVCLYYFLDLEAHFEFVKFVLSTAPGLKKMTLRSHDCPDESKVLRKLLQFPRASKQAQVMYI
- the LOC105032324 gene encoding F-box/FBD/LRR-repeat protein At1g13570 isoform X2 codes for the protein MINMNNSQSERRARPALNLDMISSLPKDILDKILMCLPLRDAIQTSFLSRTWRHAWTSMPALLFIDDSIPSTGSNANFLSFVDRVLLLHNGPILKFHLVSSCCCEVAIDRWMLVLSRNGIQEFVFNSWYDERYKVPSTLFFCQELKHVGLSNCIFEPPQMFKGFSLLSSLKLNQTTLTDIGLENLVSSCPLLEILWLSNFNGCTHLKIHAPKLLALSIFGFFEDLHLQTPNLVVATLALDVKAGQHVASGTKSNLIQALSSIPAIKMLELGEYFVEYLAVGSLPEKLPTTFNCLRKLTVDIDLGVLEQTMAALCLFQNAPNLEELELWNFVGTCSKH
- the LOC105032324 gene encoding F-box/FBD/LRR-repeat protein At1g13570 isoform X3, with product MVFKSLSSIHGMMRENLVSSCPLLEILWLSNFNGCTHLKIHAPKLLALSIFGFFEDLHLQTPNLVVATLALDVKAGQHVASGTKSNLIQALSSIPAIKMLELGEYFVEYLAVGSLPEKLPTTFNCLRKLTVDIDLGVLEQTMAALCLFQNAPNLEELELWQALEETPMVPAGKFWKLNVDQRLPFKHLRNVCLYYFLDLEAHFEFVKFVLSTAPGLKKMTLRSHDCPDESKVLRKLLQFPRASKQAQVMYI